A single Perognathus longimembris pacificus isolate PPM17 chromosome 17, ASM2315922v1, whole genome shotgun sequence DNA region contains:
- the LOC125366004 gene encoding eotaxin-like produces the protein MQQSLREQLRNLQLLRTLPLSSTTMNVSTVLLYLLLMVFSPQVLAEPASVPTTCCFTVASKRLLPQQLESYRRTTSSKCSQKAIIFKTKRGKLVCADPKQKWVQASMKILDQKLQLRSQK, from the exons ATGCAGCAGAGTCTCAGAGAGCAGCTCAGGAACCTCCAACTCCTAAGGACGCTCCCTCTCTCATCCACCACCATGAATGTCTCCACAGTGCTCCTGTACCTGCTGCTTATGGTCTTCAGCCCCCAGGTGCTTGCTGAGCCAG CCTCTGTCCCCACCACCTGCTGCTTCACTGTGGCCAGTAAGAGGCTCCTTCCACAGCAGCTGGAGAGTTACAGAAGAACCACCAGCAGCAAATGTTCCCAGAAAGCCATAAT CTTCAAGACCAAACGAGGCAAGCTGGTCTGTGCTGACCCCAAGCAGAAATGGGTCCAGGCCTCCATGAAGATCTTAGACCAAAAACTCCAACTCCGCAGCCAAAAATAA